The Microbacterium sp. LWH7-1.2 genome window below encodes:
- a CDS encoding glutamate-5-semialdehyde dehydrogenase: MTTTATTARERMLLAKDAARSIGLLGDDAKRDALLSIADAIEAAAPEIVAANAGDLRRGTETGLSTALQDRLRLDEPRVASLAAAVREIAALPDPVGRVLDERMLENGVSLTKIAVPFGVVGSIYEARPNVTVDIAALALRSGNAVVLRGGTAAEHTNAALVRAMRGALADQGIDPEAIQTVDEFGREGARELMHARGIVDVLVPRGSAQLIETVVTESSVPVIETGAGVVHIVLDESAPLDWARDIVVNAKTQRPSVCNAVETVLVHRGAADRLVGPVVAALQQSGVTVHGDETVERLAAGVTPATDEDWATEYLSLDLAMRVVDDLDGALEHIRRYSTHHTESIVTQDAANEARFLAEVDSAVVMTNTSTRFTDGGEFGFGAEVGISTQKLHARGPMGLAELTSSKWLARGAGQVRA, encoded by the coding sequence ATGACCACCACCGCCACGACGGCACGCGAACGGATGCTGCTCGCCAAGGATGCGGCGCGCAGCATCGGTCTCCTCGGCGACGACGCGAAGCGCGATGCGCTCCTCTCGATCGCCGACGCGATCGAGGCCGCGGCGCCGGAGATCGTGGCGGCCAATGCGGGTGACCTCCGCCGCGGCACCGAGACCGGGCTCTCGACCGCACTGCAGGACCGTCTGCGGCTCGATGAGCCGCGCGTCGCCTCTCTCGCCGCAGCGGTGCGCGAGATCGCCGCACTGCCGGACCCCGTCGGCCGCGTACTCGACGAGCGGATGCTGGAGAACGGCGTGTCGCTCACCAAGATCGCCGTGCCGTTCGGCGTGGTGGGCTCCATCTACGAGGCCCGGCCCAACGTCACCGTCGACATCGCCGCCCTCGCCCTGCGCTCGGGCAACGCGGTCGTGCTGCGGGGCGGCACAGCCGCCGAGCACACCAACGCGGCCCTCGTCCGCGCCATGCGCGGCGCGCTGGCCGACCAGGGCATCGACCCGGAAGCCATCCAGACGGTGGACGAGTTCGGCCGCGAGGGAGCCCGCGAGCTGATGCACGCACGCGGCATCGTGGACGTGCTGGTGCCGCGCGGCAGCGCGCAGCTGATCGAGACGGTCGTGACCGAGTCCTCGGTCCCCGTCATCGAGACTGGCGCCGGCGTGGTGCACATCGTCCTCGATGAGTCGGCGCCGTTGGACTGGGCGCGCGACATCGTGGTGAACGCCAAGACCCAGCGGCCGAGCGTGTGCAACGCCGTCGAGACCGTCCTCGTGCACCGGGGGGCCGCCGACCGCCTGGTCGGCCCGGTCGTGGCGGCCCTGCAGCAGAGCGGCGTCACCGTCCACGGCGACGAGACCGTCGAGCGGCTCGCGGCGGGCGTCACCCCGGCGACCGACGAGGACTGGGCGACCGAGTACCTCAGCCTCGATCTCGCGATGCGTGTCGTTGACGACCTGGACGGCGCGCTCGAGCACATCCGCCGGTATTCGACCCACCACACCGAGTCGATCGTGACGCAGGATGCCGCCAACGAGGCCCGCTTCCTCGCCGAGGTCGATTCCGCCGTGGTGATGACCAACACGTCGACGCGGTTCACCGACGGCGGCGAGTTCGGCTTCGGCGCCGAGGTCGGCATCTCCACCCAGAAGCTGCATGCGCGCGGCCCGATGGGGCTCGCTGAGCTCACGAGCTCGAAGTGGCTCGCGCGGGGTGCCGGGCAGGTCCGCGCGTAA
- the rplU gene encoding 50S ribosomal protein L21, whose protein sequence is MVYAVVRAGGRQEKVEVGTIVVLDRQAAKIGDKIELPAVLFVDGDTVTTDADKLAKVTVTAEVLGEERGPKIVIQKFKNKTGYKKRQGHRQDLTRVKVTGIK, encoded by the coding sequence GTGGTTTACGCAGTTGTGCGCGCCGGCGGCCGGCAGGAGAAGGTCGAGGTCGGCACGATCGTCGTTCTCGACCGTCAGGCCGCGAAGATCGGCGACAAGATCGAGCTCCCCGCGGTGCTCTTCGTCGACGGGGACACCGTCACGACCGATGCCGACAAGCTCGCGAAGGTCACCGTGACCGCCGAGGTGCTCGGTGAGGAGCGCGGCCCGAAGATCGTGATCCAGAAGTTCAAGAACAAGACCGGCTACAAGAAGCGCCAGGGGCACCGTCAGGACCTCACGCGCGTCAAGGTCACCGGCATCAAGTAA
- the obgE gene encoding GTPase ObgE, whose protein sequence is MVTFVDRVTLHLRAGKGGNGCVSVKREKFKPLAGPDGGNGGHGGDVVLVADPQVTTLLSYHHSPHRSSGNGGFGMGDHRSGAAGEPLELPVPVGTVVKDATGEVLVDMIEPGMRFVAAPGGLGGLGNAALANPKRKAPGFALLGTPGWEGDVLLELKTVADVALVGFPSAGKSSLIAAISAARPKIADYPFTTLHPNLGVVQAGEQRFTVADVPGLIEGASEGKGLGLEFLRHVERCTALVHVLDCATLEPGRDPLSDLDVILAELAAYPVPDGQLPLLERPQLVALNKVDVPEAKDLADLVRPDLEARGFRVFEISTVSHEGLRQLSFALGDIVAKHRAEQAAAPAPERIVIRPKGSEKDFSVRVEGGTYGNIYRILGDKPLKWVQQTDFQNEEAVGYLGDRLEKLGVEDELFRAGATPGATVVIGEGDGIVFDWEPSISSNAELMTAPRGTDPRLLRDNRRTTSERRERYHDMMDAKSEARAELEAERIAERYRDQEDAE, encoded by the coding sequence ATGGTCACGTTCGTCGATCGGGTGACGCTTCACCTGCGCGCCGGCAAGGGCGGCAACGGCTGCGTGTCGGTCAAGCGCGAGAAGTTCAAGCCGCTCGCGGGACCCGATGGCGGCAACGGTGGCCACGGTGGCGACGTCGTGCTCGTCGCCGACCCGCAGGTCACGACGCTGCTGTCGTACCACCACTCGCCGCACCGCTCCAGCGGCAACGGCGGCTTCGGCATGGGCGACCACCGATCCGGGGCAGCGGGCGAGCCGCTCGAACTGCCCGTCCCGGTCGGCACGGTCGTGAAGGACGCCACGGGCGAGGTCCTCGTCGACATGATCGAGCCGGGCATGCGCTTCGTCGCAGCCCCCGGAGGCCTCGGCGGGCTCGGCAACGCCGCCCTCGCGAACCCCAAGCGGAAGGCGCCGGGCTTCGCACTGCTCGGCACGCCCGGCTGGGAGGGCGACGTCCTCCTCGAGCTCAAGACCGTCGCCGATGTCGCGCTCGTCGGCTTCCCTTCGGCGGGCAAGTCGAGCCTCATCGCGGCGATCTCCGCCGCGCGGCCGAAGATCGCCGACTACCCCTTCACCACGCTCCACCCGAACCTGGGCGTCGTGCAGGCGGGAGAGCAGCGCTTCACCGTCGCCGACGTGCCCGGCCTCATCGAGGGCGCGAGCGAGGGCAAGGGCCTGGGCCTGGAGTTCCTCCGTCACGTCGAGCGCTGCACGGCACTCGTCCACGTCCTCGACTGCGCCACGCTCGAGCCGGGTCGCGACCCGCTGAGCGACCTCGATGTAATCCTGGCCGAACTCGCCGCCTATCCGGTGCCCGACGGTCAGCTCCCGCTGCTCGAGCGCCCGCAGCTGGTGGCGCTCAACAAGGTCGACGTCCCCGAGGCGAAGGATCTCGCAGACCTCGTCCGCCCCGACCTCGAGGCCCGCGGCTTCCGCGTGTTCGAGATCTCGACGGTGAGCCACGAAGGACTGCGACAGCTCTCGTTCGCGCTCGGCGACATCGTCGCGAAGCACCGCGCCGAGCAGGCTGCGGCTCCCGCACCCGAGCGCATCGTCATCCGGCCGAAGGGCTCGGAGAAGGACTTCTCGGTCCGCGTCGAAGGCGGCACCTACGGCAACATCTACCGCATTCTCGGCGACAAGCCCCTCAAGTGGGTGCAGCAGACCGACTTCCAGAACGAGGAGGCCGTCGGGTACCTCGGCGACCGTCTCGAGAAGCTCGGCGTCGAGGACGAGCTGTTCCGCGCGGGTGCCACGCCTGGCGCGACCGTCGTGATCGGCGAGGGTGACGGCATCGTCTTCGACTGGGAGCCCTCGATCTCTTCGAACGCGGAACTGATGACGGCGCCGCGCGGCACCGATCCGCGCCTGCTGCGCGACAACCGCCGCACGACGTCGGAGCGCCGCGAGCGGTACCACGACATGATGGACGCCAAGTCGGAGGCACGCGCCGAGCTGGAGGCCGAGCGGATCGCGGAGCGCTACCGCGACCAGGAGGACGCGGAGTGA
- a CDS encoding nucleotide disphospho-sugar-binding domain-containing protein: protein MTPTVGLADDTVALISAFPADVVVVDCTLFAVLDVLDRIDQRFAVLEHTLHDFLASGARVAGPVLWTRGIRVRAPRRHATPILVASVPGFELPFLSQRALSAVPGQVVYAGAMTRAVPARPAAPTVVLSLSTFRFADLVPIWQRVLDAVDGLDVRVVATLGPALARGEVRVPGGIEVHEWMPHDELFPEASLLVGHGGHGTTLAALAHGVPVLVLPLERTSDQPRIGRAVARAGVGAKLSRRTDAATIRRAITRTLADDVMRDRARRLGDAIRTLDGPGRAADVLELSAAAGGEVSGGRAPAP, encoded by the coding sequence GTGACCCCCACTGTCGGCCTCGCCGACGACACCGTGGCACTGATCTCGGCGTTCCCCGCCGACGTCGTGGTGGTCGACTGCACGCTGTTCGCGGTCCTCGACGTGCTTGATCGGATCGACCAGCGCTTCGCGGTGCTCGAGCACACGCTGCACGACTTCCTGGCGTCGGGCGCGCGAGTGGCGGGGCCGGTGCTGTGGACGAGAGGGATACGCGTGCGGGCGCCGCGCCGACACGCCACACCGATCCTGGTGGCGTCCGTGCCCGGTTTCGAGCTGCCGTTCCTTTCGCAGCGCGCGCTTTCCGCGGTTCCTGGACAGGTCGTCTACGCGGGCGCGATGACACGCGCCGTCCCCGCACGACCCGCCGCGCCCACGGTTGTGCTGAGCCTCAGCACCTTCCGCTTCGCCGATCTCGTCCCGATCTGGCAGCGCGTGCTCGACGCCGTCGACGGCCTCGACGTGCGCGTGGTCGCCACGCTGGGCCCGGCCCTGGCGAGAGGGGAGGTGCGCGTACCCGGCGGCATCGAAGTGCATGAATGGATGCCGCACGACGAATTGTTCCCCGAAGCCTCCCTCCTCGTGGGCCACGGTGGGCACGGCACGACCCTCGCGGCGCTCGCGCATGGCGTGCCGGTGCTGGTGCTGCCACTCGAACGAACGTCGGATCAGCCGCGCATCGGACGGGCGGTGGCGCGTGCGGGCGTGGGTGCGAAGTTGTCGCGCCGCACGGATGCCGCGACGATCCGGCGTGCGATCACGCGGACGCTGGCCGACGATGTCATGCGGGATCGCGCCCGCCGGCTGGGCGATGCGATCCGCACGCTCGACGGACCCGGTCGCGCGGCGGACGTGCTCGAACTGTCGGCGGCCGCCGGCGGTGAGGTCAGCGGCGGTCGCGCCCCCGCACCCTGA
- the proB gene encoding glutamate 5-kinase, whose translation MSARERSDLPFARRVVVKVGSSSISGENAHKIKPIVDALAAAHGRGTEVVLVSSGAIATGMPYLLLDERPSDLATQQAAAAVGQNVLIYRYQEALRPFRIVAGQVLLTAGDLENATHRSNARRAMERLMGLRILPIVNENDTVATHEIRFGDNDRLAALVAQLIGADALVLLSDIECLYTRPPDEPGALPIPRVIYGDDLHGFEFGSVVVNSVGTGGAATKVSAARLAAASGIGVLVTSADLVGEALSGDEIGTWFQPNPEPTAPAATGPLRTTVDTLGG comes from the coding sequence GTGAGCGCACGCGAGCGCAGCGATCTCCCGTTCGCCCGCCGCGTCGTCGTCAAGGTCGGATCGTCCTCGATCAGCGGCGAGAACGCGCACAAGATCAAGCCGATCGTCGATGCTCTCGCCGCTGCGCACGGACGCGGCACCGAGGTGGTGCTCGTGTCGTCCGGCGCCATCGCGACGGGCATGCCCTACCTGCTGCTCGACGAGCGTCCGAGTGACCTCGCGACCCAGCAGGCGGCGGCCGCGGTGGGGCAGAACGTGCTCATCTACCGCTACCAGGAGGCGCTTCGTCCGTTCCGCATCGTCGCCGGCCAGGTGCTCCTGACCGCCGGCGACCTCGAGAACGCGACGCACCGCTCCAACGCGCGCCGCGCCATGGAGCGGCTCATGGGCCTGCGCATCCTCCCGATCGTCAATGAGAACGACACGGTCGCGACCCACGAGATCCGTTTCGGCGACAACGACCGCCTTGCAGCCCTGGTCGCGCAGCTGATCGGAGCGGACGCCCTGGTGCTGCTGAGCGACATCGAGTGCCTGTACACGCGTCCGCCGGACGAGCCCGGCGCGTTGCCGATCCCGCGCGTGATCTACGGCGACGACCTGCACGGCTTCGAGTTCGGCTCGGTCGTCGTCAACAGCGTCGGCACCGGGGGAGCGGCGACCAAGGTCTCGGCCGCGCGGCTGGCCGCAGCATCCGGAATCGGGGTCCTCGTCACCAGTGCGGACCTCGTGGGCGAAGCACTGTCGGGCGACGAGATCGGCACGTGGTTCCAGCCCAACCCGGAGCCGACGGCGCCCGCCGCGACGGGTCCCTTGCGGACCACGGTCGATACACTGGGCGGATGA
- the nadD gene encoding nicotinate-nucleotide adenylyltransferase has protein sequence MSLATAPRVGVMGGTFDPIHHGHLVAASEVAQWFDLDEVVFVPTGEPWQKADVSPSEHRYLMTVIATASNPRFTVSRVDIDRDGPTYTIDTLRDLKAQRPDAELFFITGADAIAQILSWRDHDELWDLAHFVAVSRPGHVLNTDGLPSDDVSQLEIPALAISSTDCRDRVQRGHPVWYLVPDGVVQYIAKHHLYRSKE, from the coding sequence ATGTCCTTGGCGACAGCCCCGAGAGTCGGGGTCATGGGCGGCACGTTCGACCCGATCCATCACGGGCACCTGGTCGCCGCCAGCGAGGTGGCGCAGTGGTTCGACCTCGACGAGGTCGTCTTCGTGCCGACGGGCGAGCCCTGGCAGAAGGCAGACGTCTCGCCGAGCGAGCATCGCTATCTCATGACGGTCATCGCCACGGCATCCAACCCGCGATTCACGGTCAGCCGCGTCGACATCGACCGCGACGGTCCCACCTACACCATCGACACGCTCCGCGATCTGAAGGCCCAGCGCCCGGACGCGGAGCTGTTCTTCATCACCGGTGCCGACGCCATAGCGCAAATTCTCAGTTGGAGGGACCATGATGAGTTGTGGGACCTCGCCCACTTCGTCGCGGTGTCCAGGCCCGGTCACGTTCTGAACACCGACGGTCTGCCGAGCGACGACGTCAGTCAGCTCGAGATCCCCGCCCTCGCGATCTCATCGACGGATTGCCGTGACCGAGTTCAGCGAGGACACCCCGTGTGGTACCTCGTGCCCGACGGGGTCGTCCAATACATTGCGAAGCACCATCTCTACCGGAGCAAGGAATGA
- the rpmA gene encoding 50S ribosomal protein L27: MAHKKGASSTRNGRDSNAQRLGVKRFGGQAVNAGEILVRQRGTHFHPGANVGRGGDDTLFALAAGAVEFGHKGGRKVVNVVAVAE; the protein is encoded by the coding sequence ATGGCACACAAAAAGGGCGCAAGCTCCACCCGTAACGGTCGTGACTCCAACGCTCAGCGCCTCGGCGTGAAGCGTTTCGGCGGCCAGGCCGTCAACGCCGGCGAGATCCTCGTCCGCCAGCGTGGCACGCACTTCCACCCGGGCGCCAACGTCGGCCGCGGTGGCGACGACACGCTGTTCGCGCTGGCCGCGGGCGCGGTCGAGTTCGGCCACAAGGGCGGCCGCAAGGTCGTCAACGTCGTGGCGGTCGCGGAGTAA
- a CDS encoding DUF4031 domain-containing protein produces the protein MAILIDDPLWPAHGRLWAHLVTDTDLAELHAFAAANGIPARGFDLDHYDVPEEAHARLVAAGALHVSGHELVRRLIASGLRVRGRDRR, from the coding sequence GTGGCGATCCTGATCGACGATCCTCTCTGGCCGGCGCACGGTCGGCTGTGGGCGCACCTGGTGACCGACACCGACCTCGCGGAGCTCCACGCGTTCGCCGCGGCGAACGGGATCCCCGCACGGGGATTCGACCTCGACCACTACGACGTGCCCGAAGAGGCGCACGCGCGCCTGGTCGCCGCCGGCGCCCTCCATGTCAGCGGACACGAGCTGGTGCGACGGCTCATCGCGTCCGGGCTCAGGGTGCGGGGGCGCGACCGCCGCTGA
- the rsfS gene encoding ribosome silencing factor → MVASAQSHDMLQTAAAAADAKGGEDLVALDVSEPLPLVDIFLLVTGRSERNVAAIADEIEDKLLEAGHKRLRREGREESRWILIDFGNLVVHVFHEQERVYYGLERLWKDCPVVPITLPARATAEE, encoded by the coding sequence ATGGTGGCGAGCGCGCAGTCGCACGATATGCTCCAGACCGCTGCGGCAGCGGCCGACGCGAAGGGCGGCGAGGATCTCGTCGCGCTCGACGTGTCGGAGCCGCTTCCGCTGGTCGACATCTTCCTACTCGTCACGGGCCGCAGCGAGCGCAACGTCGCGGCGATCGCCGACGAGATCGAGGACAAGCTGCTCGAGGCGGGCCACAAGCGCCTGCGTCGCGAAGGCCGTGAGGAGTCCCGGTGGATCCTCATCGACTTCGGCAACCTCGTGGTGCACGTGTTCCACGAGCAGGAGCGCGTCTACTACGGCCTCGAGCGACTGTGGAAGGACTGCCCCGTGGTTCCGATCACCCTTCCCGCGCGGGCGACTGCCGAAGAGTGA
- a CDS encoding Rne/Rng family ribonuclease, with protein MADGTDAEFNPQTEPDAPLTSAGDEATTAADADSPVEGPQETAEVSEPAEESAAETEVEAPEAATETETPAEQEQEQEPEPDSAVAAQPPAEATPEPTGEVPEDEATPAAEAAEPGAPAEPDAVTAVSLGLLPEDFVSAVSTQLMFYAPEITPLPARPGRSQPEAEPEAAASSSTSRRRSRRRGEVRDEASAPSEPSQPRQRAVELITEPQRIKGSTRLEAKKQRRRDGREAGRRRAVVTEAEFLARREAVDRDMIVRSRNGRIQIAVLEDNVLVEHYVARNQDASLIGNVYLGRVQNVLPSMEAAFVDIGRGRNAVLYSGEVDWDAVETGNQPRRIELALKTGDRVLVQVTKDPVGHKGARLTSQISLPGRYLVYVPGGNMNGISRKLPDTERARLKKILKEVLPESSGVIVRTAAEGATEDQLTRDVQRLTNQWEHISKQIETIQAPALLHSEPDLLVKIVRDVFNEDFSKMLIQGDDAHHTISKYLESVAPDLLERVERYEGEHDPFDVFRVTEQIEKALDRKVWLPSGGSLVIDRTEAMTVVDVNTGKFVGSGGNLEETVTKNNLEAAEEIVRQLRLRDIGGIIVVDFIDMVLESNRDLVLRRLVECLSRDRTKHQVAEVTSLGLVQMTRKKLGLGLLETFSEACEVCAGRGLIVHHDPVVKHRVPAAAGGAPSSGRRPRGGASTPATGSGSNGTHVITEGVKSALAQIAASTIHHSEEAPHVEAEPVVEQTPVERPKKPRKKRQDSGGKKENRTEKDLLLDSVLNALPEPKAPGQGRSRRRVTTAALTGTPVPHTPSED; from the coding sequence ATGGCTGATGGAACCGATGCAGAATTCAACCCTCAGACCGAACCCGACGCACCGCTGACATCAGCGGGCGACGAGGCGACCACCGCGGCTGACGCGGACTCGCCGGTCGAGGGGCCGCAGGAGACCGCCGAGGTCTCCGAGCCGGCCGAGGAGAGCGCCGCCGAGACGGAGGTCGAGGCTCCTGAGGCGGCCACCGAGACCGAGACTCCCGCAGAGCAGGAGCAGGAGCAGGAGCCGGAGCCGGACTCCGCCGTCGCCGCGCAGCCCCCTGCCGAGGCGACTCCCGAGCCCACCGGAGAGGTCCCCGAGGACGAGGCGACGCCGGCAGCCGAGGCCGCAGAGCCGGGGGCTCCTGCAGAGCCCGACGCCGTGACCGCGGTGAGCCTGGGGCTGCTGCCCGAGGACTTCGTGTCGGCGGTGTCGACGCAGCTCATGTTCTACGCGCCCGAGATCACGCCGCTTCCGGCGCGCCCGGGACGCTCGCAGCCGGAGGCGGAGCCCGAGGCGGCGGCATCGTCCAGCACCTCGCGCCGGCGCAGCCGTCGCCGCGGCGAGGTCCGGGACGAGGCATCCGCTCCGTCGGAGCCGTCGCAGCCCCGCCAGCGTGCCGTCGAGCTCATCACCGAGCCACAGCGCATCAAGGGTTCGACCCGCCTCGAGGCGAAGAAGCAGCGCCGCCGTGACGGTCGTGAGGCCGGCCGCCGCCGCGCGGTCGTCACCGAGGCGGAGTTCCTCGCTCGTCGTGAGGCCGTCGACCGTGACATGATCGTGCGCTCGCGCAACGGCCGCATCCAGATCGCCGTGCTTGAAGACAACGTGCTCGTGGAGCACTACGTCGCGCGAAACCAGGACGCGTCTCTCATCGGCAACGTCTACCTCGGCCGCGTGCAGAACGTCCTGCCGAGCATGGAGGCCGCCTTCGTCGACATCGGCCGGGGCCGCAACGCCGTGCTGTACTCGGGCGAGGTCGATTGGGACGCCGTCGAGACCGGCAACCAGCCCCGCCGGATCGAGCTCGCGCTCAAGACCGGCGACCGTGTCCTCGTCCAGGTCACGAAGGATCCGGTCGGCCACAAGGGCGCCCGGCTCACGAGCCAGATCTCGCTTCCCGGTCGCTATCTCGTGTACGTGCCGGGCGGCAACATGAACGGCATCTCGCGCAAGCTCCCCGACACCGAGCGCGCCCGCCTCAAGAAGATCCTCAAGGAGGTGCTGCCCGAGTCTTCCGGCGTCATCGTCCGCACCGCCGCCGAAGGCGCCACCGAGGATCAGCTGACGCGCGATGTGCAGCGCCTCACCAACCAGTGGGAGCACATCTCGAAGCAGATCGAGACGATCCAGGCGCCCGCGCTGCTGCACTCCGAGCCGGATCTCCTCGTCAAGATCGTCCGCGACGTCTTCAACGAGGACTTCTCGAAGATGCTCATCCAGGGCGACGACGCGCATCACACGATCTCGAAGTACCTCGAGTCCGTGGCACCCGACCTTCTCGAGCGCGTGGAGCGGTACGAGGGCGAGCACGACCCGTTCGACGTCTTCCGCGTCACCGAGCAGATCGAGAAGGCCCTCGACCGCAAGGTGTGGCTGCCCTCCGGCGGCTCGCTGGTCATCGATCGCACCGAGGCGATGACGGTCGTCGACGTCAACACCGGCAAGTTCGTCGGCTCAGGCGGCAACCTCGAAGAGACCGTCACGAAGAACAACCTCGAAGCCGCGGAGGAGATCGTCCGCCAGCTGCGCCTGCGCGACATCGGCGGCATCATCGTGGTCGACTTCATCGACATGGTGCTCGAGTCCAACCGCGACCTCGTCCTGCGCCGCCTCGTCGAGTGCCTGAGCCGCGACCGGACGAAGCACCAGGTCGCCGAGGTCACGTCGCTGGGTCTCGTGCAGATGACGCGCAAGAAACTCGGATTGGGCCTGCTCGAGACCTTCAGCGAGGCGTGCGAGGTCTGCGCCGGGCGCGGCCTGATCGTGCACCACGACCCCGTCGTCAAGCACCGTGTGCCCGCCGCTGCCGGCGGTGCGCCGTCATCCGGCCGTCGCCCGCGGGGCGGAGCCTCGACTCCTGCGACCGGCAGCGGCTCGAACGGCACGCACGTGATCACCGAGGGCGTGAAGTCGGCGCTCGCGCAGATCGCAGCGTCGACGATCCACCACAGCGAAGAGGCTCCGCACGTCGAGGCGGAGCCGGTCGTCGAGCAGACTCCCGTCGAGCGTCCGAAGAAGCCGCGCAAGAAGCGCCAGGATTCCGGCGGGAAGAAGGAGAACCGCACCGAGAAGGACCTCCTCCTCGACTCGGTGCTGAATGCGCTTCCTGAGCCCAAGGCTCCGGGGCAGGGTCGCTCCCGTCGTCGCGTGACGACGGCGGCGCTCACGGGCACACCGGTGCCCCACACGCCCTCAGAGGATTGA